The following proteins are co-located in the Streptomyces sp. NBC_00435 genome:
- a CDS encoding sensor histidine kinase, which produces MAHRDRAVICAVTAACCAAALFLGVRPLPALAAVGVVLGALCCWPRSRGWTGAATGGAGVLLLVASFAWPGRGTAEGSVWHLVAVGAVLLLLTAAVRWSPRRQLLAGGGLGAVAVAVWTVPLVPDASFFESLGLMAFWSAPVLVSAVVGGYPRLMEDRRRQAVLAARRAQQLELAHDLHDFVAHDVSGIVVQAQAARFVAQQDPAAAARALERIERAGLAALASIDRTVRMLHAADKNPGGSGGPSPDEDEDEAAGGARTVLPGTGQLGEVVERFSGTGPVRATLDLAPGVTDALSREGAAAVHRVVVEALTNVRRHAPGAAGVRVALSTDRTTVEVSVTDDGGRGRSSHLPGLPRLDRGLRGARGGGGLLALAERVRACGGTFTSGPYSDGWRVTAILPATPPPAVGPHTPGPRTAGPRAPGPRAPGPRAPGPPAPGPPATAS; this is translated from the coding sequence ATGGCACACCGGGACCGCGCCGTCATCTGCGCCGTGACCGCCGCCTGTTGCGCCGCCGCCCTGTTCCTGGGCGTACGGCCGCTGCCGGCGCTCGCGGCCGTCGGAGTCGTTCTCGGCGCCCTCTGCTGCTGGCCGCGCTCGCGCGGGTGGACCGGGGCCGCCACGGGCGGCGCCGGTGTCCTGCTCCTGGTGGCCTCCTTCGCCTGGCCCGGACGCGGAACGGCCGAGGGATCGGTGTGGCACCTGGTGGCCGTGGGAGCGGTGCTGCTGCTCCTGACGGCGGCGGTGCGCTGGTCGCCGCGACGGCAGCTGCTGGCGGGCGGCGGGCTCGGCGCCGTGGCGGTCGCCGTGTGGACCGTCCCGCTCGTACCGGACGCCTCCTTCTTCGAGTCCCTCGGTCTGATGGCCTTCTGGTCGGCGCCGGTCCTCGTCTCGGCCGTCGTCGGCGGCTATCCGCGCCTGATGGAGGACCGCCGCCGGCAGGCGGTCCTTGCCGCGCGCCGTGCCCAGCAGCTCGAACTCGCCCACGATCTGCACGATTTCGTCGCCCACGACGTGAGCGGCATCGTCGTGCAGGCGCAGGCAGCCCGGTTCGTGGCCCAGCAGGATCCGGCGGCGGCGGCCCGGGCACTGGAACGGATCGAGCGGGCCGGACTCGCGGCACTGGCCTCGATCGACCGGACGGTACGGATGCTGCACGCCGCCGACAAGAACCCCGGCGGCAGCGGCGGCCCGAGCCCGGACGAGGACGAGGACGAGGCCGCGGGAGGCGCCCGTACCGTCCTGCCCGGCACCGGCCAACTCGGTGAGGTCGTGGAGCGGTTCAGTGGGACGGGACCGGTCCGGGCCACCCTCGACCTGGCCCCGGGCGTCACCGACGCGCTCTCCCGCGAGGGGGCCGCCGCGGTCCACCGGGTCGTGGTGGAGGCGCTCACCAACGTACGCAGGCACGCGCCGGGGGCGGCCGGGGTACGAGTCGCGCTCAGCACCGACCGTACGACCGTCGAGGTCAGCGTGACCGACGACGGCGGCCGCGGCCGCTCTTCGCACCTGCCCGGGCTCCCCCGCCTCGACCGCGGACTCCGGGGCGCCAGGGGCGGCGGCGGACTGCTCGCGCTGGCCGAACGCGTCCGCGCCTGCGGCGGGACCTTCACCTCGGGCCCGTACTCGGACGGCTGGCGCGTGACCGCGATTCTTCCGGCCACGCCCCCTCCCGCCGTCGGACCGCACACCCCCGGACCGCGCACCGCCGGACCGCGCGCTCCCGGACCGCGCGCTCCCGGACCGCGCGCTCCCGGACCGCCCGCTCCCGGACCGCCCGCCACGGCATCATGA
- a CDS encoding response regulator transcription factor, whose protein sequence is MTTRILIADDQEDVRNGFRLILDSQPDMTVVGEAADGVAAVELARALRPDVVLADIRMPRLDGLEVTRLLAGPTAEHPVRVVVVTTFDLDDYVHTALRDGACGFLLKRSGPNLLIEGVRAAMAGDTLISPQLTVRLLRSLSAAEPVAQALPQSAAEPVPGPRTAAKDPLTAREREIALLVARGLTNAEVGAELFISPGTAKTHVANIQAKLAVRNRVGIAAWAWETGLVSGA, encoded by the coding sequence GTGACCACCCGCATCCTGATAGCCGACGACCAGGAAGACGTGCGCAACGGCTTCCGCCTCATCCTCGACTCGCAGCCCGACATGACCGTCGTCGGGGAGGCGGCCGACGGCGTGGCAGCGGTCGAACTCGCCCGTGCGCTGCGGCCCGACGTCGTACTCGCCGACATCCGCATGCCGCGCCTGGACGGCCTGGAGGTGACCCGGCTCCTGGCGGGCCCGACCGCCGAACACCCCGTCCGCGTGGTCGTGGTGACGACCTTCGACCTCGATGACTACGTGCACACCGCACTGCGCGACGGCGCCTGCGGATTCCTGCTGAAGCGGTCGGGTCCCAACCTGCTGATCGAGGGCGTACGGGCGGCGATGGCCGGAGACACCCTGATCAGCCCGCAGCTCACGGTCCGGCTGCTGCGCAGCCTGTCCGCCGCGGAGCCCGTCGCGCAGGCCCTTCCGCAGTCGGCCGCGGAACCCGTTCCCGGGCCGCGGACGGCGGCCAAGGACCCGCTGACCGCGCGCGAACGCGAGATCGCGCTGCTCGTCGCACGCGGACTGACCAACGCCGAGGTCGGCGCCGAGCTGTTCATCTCGCCGGGCACCGCCAAGACCCATGTCGCCAACATCCAGGCGAAGCTGGCGGTCCGCAACCGGGTGGGCATCGCCGCGTGGGCCTGGGAGACCGGGCTGGTGAGCGGCGCCTAA
- a CDS encoding TetR/AcrR family transcriptional regulator: MTPGTERPEPVRRDARRNRELLLATARKAFAAQGLDVPLDEIARGAGVGNATLYRHFPTRAALIDAVFENALHGTIAAGQEARGAADPWAALAGYLESVFTVLAADRGANDLMTTAVEGVTSLDAIHAHNHETITLLVGRAQQGGAMRPDVTVEDVLLCLATLGRTVPSLAAAAPPHAWRRQLALFLDGLRAAALPTADLPGPGPTAEELAAVLRDLGPHRQN; encoded by the coding sequence ATGACCCCGGGCACCGAACGGCCCGAGCCGGTACGGCGCGACGCACGGCGCAACCGCGAGCTGCTCCTGGCCACGGCACGCAAGGCGTTCGCCGCGCAGGGCCTGGACGTTCCCCTCGACGAGATCGCCCGCGGGGCCGGTGTCGGAAACGCCACCCTGTACCGGCACTTCCCCACCCGTGCCGCCCTCATCGACGCGGTCTTCGAGAACGCGCTCCACGGCACCATCGCCGCCGGACAGGAGGCCCGGGGCGCCGCGGACCCGTGGGCCGCACTGGCCGGCTACCTCGAGTCGGTCTTCACGGTGCTGGCCGCCGATCGGGGGGCGAACGACCTCATGACCACGGCCGTCGAGGGCGTCACCTCCCTCGACGCCATCCACGCGCACAACCACGAAACCATCACCCTGCTGGTGGGCCGGGCCCAGCAGGGCGGTGCGATGCGCCCCGACGTCACCGTCGAGGACGTGCTCCTCTGCCTGGCCACGCTCGGGCGCACCGTCCCCTCGCTCGCGGCCGCCGCACCCCCGCACGCCTGGCGCCGGCAGCTGGCACTCTTCCTCGACGGCCTGCGGGCCGCCGCGCTCCCCACGGCGGACCTGCCGGGCCCGGGTCCGACCGCGGAGGAACTGGCGGCCGTCCTGCGCGACCTCGGGCCGCACCGCCAGAACTGA
- a CDS encoding cytochrome P450 family protein — protein MPAPTLQELAPAGVDVTADPYPALAALREKGGVHRVHVPGSGDVWLVLGRDEVRAGLTDSRLRNDIRHSSTWDSDGGNAIGLNMLQVDAPQHTRLRALVAREFTAGRVDALRPRVQRIADELLDALPRAGTADLVAGYALPLPLTVICELLGVPFADQHLFHAWSAELVAPSSPAAAASAGGEMAAYFASLIAAKAGDPGEGPQDLMSALVRASSEEDALSPEELLGMAFLLLVAGHETTVNLISGGLLNLLNHPDQLAALRADPSLIDGAVEEMLRHDGPVTVAAFRHAAEPVEIDGIRIPAGDTVMLSLAAASRDPRHFPDPDRFDIWRPVRGHLAFGHGIHRCLGAPLARVEGRIALATLLRRLPDLALDVDPGSLVRRPHSMLRGVAALPVRWSRRLTA, from the coding sequence ATGCCCGCACCCACACTTCAGGAGCTCGCTCCCGCGGGAGTCGACGTCACCGCAGACCCCTACCCCGCCTTGGCCGCGCTCCGCGAGAAGGGCGGCGTGCACCGCGTCCACGTGCCCGGCAGCGGCGACGTCTGGCTCGTGCTCGGCCGGGACGAGGTGCGCGCCGGGCTGACCGATTCCCGGCTGCGCAACGACATACGGCACTCCTCGACATGGGACAGCGACGGCGGGAACGCCATCGGGCTGAACATGCTGCAGGTCGACGCCCCTCAGCACACCCGGCTGCGCGCCCTGGTGGCCCGCGAGTTCACCGCCGGACGGGTCGACGCCCTGCGGCCCCGCGTCCAGCGGATCGCCGACGAGCTCCTCGACGCCCTCCCGCGGGCCGGGACCGCCGACCTGGTCGCCGGCTACGCGCTGCCGCTGCCGCTGACCGTGATCTGCGAGCTGCTCGGAGTGCCGTTCGCGGACCAGCACCTCTTCCACGCCTGGTCCGCCGAACTCGTGGCTCCGTCCTCGCCCGCCGCGGCCGCGTCCGCCGGCGGCGAGATGGCCGCGTACTTCGCCTCGCTCATCGCCGCCAAGGCCGGTGACCCGGGAGAAGGTCCGCAGGACCTGATGAGCGCACTGGTCCGGGCATCCTCCGAGGAGGACGCACTGTCGCCGGAGGAGCTGCTCGGCATGGCCTTCCTCCTGCTCGTCGCGGGGCACGAGACCACGGTCAACCTGATCTCAGGGGGCCTCCTCAACCTGCTGAACCACCCGGACCAACTCGCCGCACTGCGCGCGGACCCGAGCCTGATCGACGGCGCCGTCGAGGAGATGCTCCGCCACGACGGGCCCGTCACCGTCGCGGCGTTCCGTCACGCCGCCGAACCCGTCGAGATCGACGGGATCCGCATCCCGGCGGGCGACACGGTGATGCTCTCCTTGGCCGCGGCCTCCCGGGACCCCCGGCACTTCCCCGACCCCGACCGCTTCGACATCTGGCGCCCCGTCCGCGGGCACCTCGCGTTCGGCCACGGCATCCACCGCTGCCTGGGCGCTCCGCTCGCCCGCGTCGAAGGGCGGATCGCGCTGGCGACGCTGCTGCGGCGACTGCCGGACCTCGCCCTGGACGTGGACCCCGGCTCCCTGGTGCGCCGCCCCCACAGCATGCTCAGGGGTGTGGCCGCCCTGCCCGTACGGTGGTCGCGGCGGCTCACCGCGTGA
- a CDS encoding serine/threonine-protein kinase, with product MTSALSDDDNVDGGIKPLAAGDPSRIGPYLLLGRLGAGGMGRVFLARSEGGRTVAVKVVHEEHVSNEQFRARFRREIDAARRVGERYTAPVLDADPEADRPWVATGYVPGLSLEQIVRRHGPLPVDSVHALADGLLRALKDIHSAGIVHRDLKPSNVMLTVEGTRVIDFGISRALETSVESLLTSTGMVVGSPGFMSPEQVRGQRAGAKSDVFTLGCVLMYAATGELPFGHGASNQHAVMFQIVEGEPALEKVGDGALRAFIGRCLTKGVDERPGVDELLEDPERVRPAKLGGAWLPPKVVARLAQQAARLLDAEAEPEREGAGERGSGRADRATVDLRPKGGAGGAGGAEAAGGAVVGAVVDPAAGPAGGPAAGPVVGSVTGGATAGGERSGRRRRWTVAVPAVLVFSVGGGTVALIQPFGGGDGGGSRSSPPAASAPVTPGSGGSPSGAGGSPTPGAPSAQNPTAPAQDGQVGGQVGGQVGGQVGGASGPGGAAAQGAAAGAGTPGGGTPGGAGGTGTGPTKGTGSGPAAGGAGGGSPSGGSGTNPGGSGSPNGGSSGGDAVPAYFVGSWTIKADFNIGQPETVTVSRSGAVRLVTESQMGHCENVAKVVSVTNGGSRINVGAAAVDKSKSQSQFCGVLDPSFFTRSDPIGLQHNIGPASGDGWYYERS from the coding sequence ATGACCAGCGCACTGAGTGACGACGACAACGTGGACGGCGGCATAAAGCCGCTCGCGGCCGGGGACCCGAGCCGGATCGGGCCGTACCTGCTGCTCGGGCGGCTCGGCGCCGGGGGGATGGGGCGGGTGTTCCTGGCCCGGTCCGAGGGCGGGCGTACGGTCGCCGTGAAGGTGGTGCACGAGGAGCACGTCTCGAACGAGCAGTTCCGGGCCCGCTTCCGCCGCGAGATCGACGCCGCCCGGCGCGTGGGCGAGCGGTACACCGCACCCGTCCTCGACGCGGACCCCGAAGCCGACCGGCCCTGGGTGGCCACGGGGTACGTCCCCGGTCTCTCGCTGGAGCAGATCGTGCGGCGGCACGGCCCCCTGCCCGTGGACTCCGTACACGCCCTCGCGGACGGACTGCTGCGCGCGCTGAAGGACATCCACTCGGCCGGGATCGTGCACCGCGACCTCAAGCCGTCGAACGTGATGCTGACCGTCGAGGGCACCCGCGTCATCGACTTCGGGATCTCGCGCGCACTGGAGACGTCCGTCGAATCGCTGCTCACCAGCACCGGTATGGTCGTCGGCTCGCCCGGGTTCATGTCGCCCGAGCAGGTGCGCGGGCAGCGCGCCGGGGCGAAGAGCGACGTGTTCACCCTCGGCTGCGTGCTGATGTACGCGGCCACGGGCGAGCTGCCGTTCGGGCACGGAGCCAGCAACCAGCACGCGGTGATGTTCCAGATCGTGGAGGGCGAGCCGGCCCTGGAGAAGGTCGGGGACGGGGCCCTGCGCGCCTTCATCGGCCGCTGCCTGACCAAGGGCGTCGACGAACGGCCCGGAGTGGACGAGCTGCTGGAGGATCCCGAGCGGGTCCGCCCGGCGAAGCTCGGCGGGGCCTGGCTGCCGCCCAAGGTGGTGGCGCGCCTCGCTCAGCAGGCGGCGCGGCTGCTCGACGCGGAGGCGGAGCCCGAGCGGGAGGGTGCGGGGGAGCGCGGCTCCGGGCGCGCCGACCGGGCGACGGTCGACCTGCGGCCGAAGGGCGGGGCTGGCGGGGCTGGCGGGGCTGAGGCGGCTGGCGGGGCGGTGGTGGGGGCGGTGGTCGATCCGGCGGCCGGTCCCGCGGGCGGGCCCGCCGCCGGTCCGGTGGTCGGGTCGGTGACCGGGGGCGCCACCGCCGGGGGCGAGCGGTCCGGGCGCCGGCGGCGGTGGACCGTCGCCGTGCCGGCCGTCCTCGTGTTCTCGGTCGGTGGCGGCACGGTGGCCCTGATCCAGCCGTTCGGCGGCGGTGACGGCGGCGGATCGCGGTCCTCGCCCCCGGCCGCGAGCGCTCCCGTGACACCCGGCAGCGGCGGTTCCCCGTCCGGGGCGGGCGGTTCGCCGACCCCGGGTGCGCCCAGCGCCCAGAACCCCACCGCCCCGGCCCAGGACGGCCAGGTCGGGGGGCAGGTCGGGGGCCAGGTCGGCGGTCAGGTGGGCGGCGCTTCGGGCCCGGGCGGAGCGGCCGCGCAGGGCGCCGCGGCGGGTGCCGGGACGCCCGGAGGCGGCACCCCGGGCGGGGCGGGCGGTACGGGAACCGGCCCGACCAAGGGCACCGGTTCGGGTCCCGCCGCCGGGGGCGCCGGAGGCGGCAGCCCCAGCGGCGGTTCGGGCACGAATCCCGGCGGCTCCGGCTCGCCGAACGGCGGTTCCTCGGGGGGTGACGCGGTGCCTGCGTACTTCGTCGGGTCCTGGACCATCAAGGCCGACTTCAACATCGGCCAGCCGGAGACGGTGACCGTCTCCCGGTCCGGGGCGGTCCGCCTGGTCACCGAGTCCCAGATGGGCCACTGCGAGAACGTGGCCAAGGTGGTGTCGGTGACCAACGGGGGCAGCCGGATCAACGTCGGGGCGGCGGCCGTGGACAAGAGCAAGTCCCAGAGCCAGTTCTGCGGGGTGCTGGACCCCTCGTTCTTCACCAGGAGCGACCCGATCGGACTCCAGCACAACATCGGACCGGCGAGCGGCGACGGCTGGTACTACGAACGCTCCTGA
- a CDS encoding DUF397 domain-containing protein has translation MDTIQNLTGARWRKSSYSGDTGGDCVECAPLGATAWHKSSYSADTGGECVEVAPQPCRIAVRDSKNPGGPAFTVAPAAFAEFVRSL, from the coding sequence ATGGACACCATCCAGAACCTGACGGGCGCGCGGTGGCGTAAGTCCTCGTACAGCGGTGACACCGGCGGTGATTGCGTCGAATGCGCCCCGCTCGGCGCCACCGCCTGGCACAAGTCCTCGTACAGTGCGGACACCGGCGGCGAGTGCGTGGAGGTCGCCCCCCAGCCCTGCCGCATCGCCGTCCGGGACTCCAAGAACCCCGGCGGCCCCGCCTTCACCGTCGCCCCCGCCGCCTTCGCGGAGTTCGTCCGCAGCCTCTGA
- a CDS encoding helix-turn-helix domain-containing protein, translated as MVNIRDLDPSASPLDYYGSELRRLREAAGLKQGQLGAIVFCAASLIGQIETARKVPTREFSERIDAALGTGGVFSRLVGLVLRSQLPTWFQAYAEMEAKAAYISTFQAQLIYGLLQTEAYARAVLGVRHEKGLDAQVAARMERQRILEREQPPLMWVVLSEATLHQEVGGREVMRDQLAHLLGLRDREWVRVQILPFEAGAHAGLPGTFTLLRFEDDPDIVYTEDFVQGHMTANPAALREGSLRYDHLQAAALSVEKSAGLIARVMEERYGHHPEPDGRAVA; from the coding sequence ATGGTCAACATCCGCGACCTCGATCCCAGCGCGTCGCCGCTGGACTACTACGGCTCGGAACTGCGCCGCTTGCGGGAGGCCGCCGGGCTGAAACAGGGGCAGTTGGGGGCCATCGTCTTCTGCGCGGCCTCGCTGATCGGGCAGATCGAGACGGCCAGGAAGGTGCCGACCCGAGAATTCTCGGAGCGGATCGACGCGGCGTTGGGGACGGGCGGGGTGTTCTCCCGGCTGGTGGGGCTGGTGCTGCGGAGCCAGTTGCCCACGTGGTTCCAGGCGTACGCGGAGATGGAGGCGAAGGCGGCGTACATCTCCACCTTCCAGGCCCAGCTGATCTACGGACTGCTCCAGACGGAGGCGTACGCGCGGGCCGTGCTCGGGGTGCGGCACGAGAAGGGCCTCGACGCGCAGGTGGCCGCCCGAATGGAGCGCCAGCGGATCCTGGAGCGCGAGCAGCCGCCGCTGATGTGGGTGGTGCTGAGCGAGGCGACCCTGCATCAGGAGGTCGGTGGCCGGGAGGTGATGCGGGACCAGCTCGCCCACCTGCTGGGGCTTCGGGACCGGGAGTGGGTGCGGGTGCAGATCCTGCCCTTCGAGGCGGGCGCGCACGCCGGGCTGCCGGGCACCTTCACCCTCCTGCGCTTCGAGGACGACCCGGACATCGTCTACACCGAGGACTTCGTCCAGGGTCATATGACGGCCAATCCGGCAGCCCTCAGGGAGGGTTCGCTCCGTTACGATCACCTGCAGGCCGCCGCGCTCTCCGTGGAGAAGTCGGCGGGACTGATCGCCCGCGTAATGGAGGAACGCTATGGACACCATCCAGAACCTGACGGGCGCGCGGTGGCGTAA
- a CDS encoding ATP-binding protein: MNLATWHSGDEVDASYRMGFTVGDHSARHMRRILRLFLTRWELEGLADAAELALTELVANVVRHVPGRACVVLILRRPDGLRVEVSDGCPAPPLAPRTPGELDEGGRGLLLVEAVADRWGADPNSTGKTVWFECDARPPLPRG, encoded by the coding sequence ATGAATCTCGCAACTTGGCACTCCGGGGACGAAGTTGACGCCAGCTATCGCATGGGTTTCACCGTCGGTGACCACTCCGCCCGCCACATGCGCCGCATCCTGCGGCTGTTCCTGACCCGCTGGGAGCTCGAAGGACTCGCCGACGCCGCCGAGCTCGCCCTGACCGAGCTGGTCGCCAACGTCGTACGCCACGTCCCGGGCCGGGCCTGCGTCGTACTCATCCTCCGCCGCCCGGACGGGCTGCGCGTGGAGGTGTCGGACGGTTGCCCGGCACCGCCGCTCGCACCGAGGACCCCCGGAGAGCTGGACGAGGGCGGTCGCGGGCTCCTCCTGGTCGAAGCGGTGGCCGACCGGTGGGGTGCGGACCCGAACTCCACCGGGAAGACGGTGTGGTTCGAGTGCGACGCCCGCCCTCCCCTCCCCCGTGGCTAG
- a CDS encoding CTP synthase C-terminal region-related (seleno)protein — protein sequence MASMRNSTTHDTVNPTARIALVGDRSEAVRSHARIPGLLEALRLREGLDLDAYWIPTEEAGEGMDGFDAVWVLPGSPYRSEGGVLTAIQDARENGIPFLGTCGGFQHALLEFARTVCGLDRAGHAENAPSTADADAVVVPLACSLVGHEGTVRVTPGSRAARLIGSDRTQARYHCNYGPNPHHLDLLRAHGMTFTGADESGDIRIAELAAHPFFLATLFQPELDGDGTRAHPLIAGLAAAAVEHARTR from the coding sequence ATGGCATCCATGAGGAACAGCACCACGCACGACACCGTGAACCCCACCGCCCGCATCGCCCTGGTCGGCGACCGCTCCGAGGCCGTCCGCTCGCATGCCCGGATCCCCGGCCTGCTGGAGGCGCTGCGCCTGCGCGAGGGCCTGGACCTGGACGCCTACTGGATCCCCACCGAGGAGGCGGGCGAGGGCATGGACGGCTTCGACGCCGTCTGGGTCCTGCCCGGCAGCCCCTACCGCAGCGAGGGCGGGGTCCTCACGGCGATCCAGGACGCCCGGGAGAACGGCATCCCCTTCCTGGGTACGTGCGGCGGCTTCCAGCACGCCCTGCTGGAGTTCGCCCGTACCGTCTGCGGTCTGGACCGGGCCGGCCATGCCGAGAACGCCCCCTCGACCGCCGACGCCGACGCGGTGGTCGTCCCGCTGGCCTGTTCGCTCGTCGGCCACGAGGGCACCGTACGGGTCACCCCCGGCTCCCGCGCCGCCCGCCTGATCGGCTCCGACCGGACCCAGGCGCGCTACCACTGCAACTACGGCCCGAACCCGCACCACCTGGACCTCCTGCGGGCCCACGGCATGACCTTCACCGGAGCCGACGAGTCCGGCGACATCCGCATCGCCGAACTGGCCGCCCACCCCTTCTTCCTGGCCACCCTCTTCCAGCCCGAACTGGACGGCGACGGTACCCGCGCCCACCCCCTGATCGCGGGCCTCGCGGCGGCGGCGGTCGAGCACGCGCGCACCCGCTAG